GTCTTGCAAGTTCACTGAGGTCCCAGGGTTCTGGAAGCTCACCGTTTTTGTCAGGGCAGAGAATTCTCCTTCAAAGTGGTAGAACATACTAAATCAAAGTCCCAGGCGAAAACACTCTGAAGAACTGAAGGCACCCGTGATGCTAATTTACAAATGAGTCACTTCATTCCCATTTTTTTCAGTGTGCTGCACACTGATACTTTTGTACTATACAACAAAAAACGAATTTCtagataaattaaatgaaaatatatacagaCATAGAAAATACAAGCTCTGCGTTTTGTTCGTAGATTCAACAGACATTGTCAAATTGTTGTGACTGTTTCTAAAGGCTCACTCCAAATCCCTCTACTTACTGCGGAGCTGTCACTAGCATTGGCAGAGCAGTGCCATGGAACTGTTCCAGTGTGTATGGAATGAGTGAGACCTGAAACACCCAGAGGCCATGCCCCTGACCTGAGGGATGCTCTGCTAACCAGGTTTCTCCCAAGACCCACTTCCCTTTGCCTCGTATTCACCTCCTCCTGCCGTCCACCTTGAGTGCCTAGTTCAGATTAAAACACTTCCGGTGTTCACCGTCTGCCTCCTCTACCTTTGTCCAAAGCCCATGTTTTACCTCCTGTTAAACGTTTTACAGTCATATCCCAGGCCACAAAGGCAGGTTTCATGCAAACAAAACTGACCTTCCTCCCCGCTAGTCTCCGCACTGTTAATTCTCTCCCATATCTGGGACCAACACCTTTTCCTCTGCTCCTGGTCCTTCTTCTGCACACTTTGACTCGCTGCTCTTTTTATTCCTAAACACTCTGGAAAACCTGCAAACACTTGTGATCCCTTGATGTCGGCCCGATCAGGTGctcttttcctctcattttatGTCATCTGAGAGCTGCTAGCGTGGGTCATGGGTTTAAAGGAGTATTTAAAGCAATAGTAACTTAATAGCCAGAGCTCAGCTGACATCCTCCCCCAGGGATGTGGGGCTGGCTGGGCTTGGGTGGCCTCTACCTTTTGAGCAGCGATTGTAGGAAAGATTGAAGGAACACGCTCCAGCCAACATGTGGGAATGTTACTTCACTTCAAGACCTAAAAATAGGCAggtctggctgggcgcggtgactcacgcctgtaatcccagcactttgggaggccagggcatgtggatcatgaggtcaagagtttaagactaggctgaccaacatggtgacaccctgtctctactaaaaatgcaaagattagctgggcgtggtggcacacgcctgtaatcccagttactcaggaggctgaggcaggtgaatcgcttgaacctgagaggtagaggttgtggtgagctgagattgtgccactgcactccagcctgggcaacagggtgagactctgtctcaaaaaggggggggggggggaaggcaGGTTTGTGTTTACCTAGTTTCTCTGTATCCAGACAGCTCATTTGTGCAGTTTTGCTGGTAAGTTCGCCATTTTTCCATCAGCAAAACATACGGTGGGGACGGATCCACACCTCTTCTGTCCTCCCCTAAATAAAGAAAGGGCCCAGAGCATTCTTTGGTATTTTGTCATGTGATAAAAATGTCACATCCAAATTTCATCCAAATGTCCCCGTCATCCCATATAATTCAATTTTGTGCCAATTTGCAGGCGCGTTCTCTTTGATAGCATCATCCCCTGTGTTTATGGAAAGGTCGCTCAATCTAATGACGTCTTAGCAGTTGTACCAAGTGTGTCTTTGCACTGGATTTTAACAAATCATGAACTccagtttatttttctacttcaCAGAACCCAACAGGATAGAAGCATCTCTTCACAGCCTCCAGACGTTTGTTCCTACAGATTACGCCAGCTACACTCAGGAGCATTATCGGTTTGCAGGAAAGGAGATCGTCATCCAGGAATCCATAGAGAGTTACGGAGCGGTGGTGTGGCCAGGGGTGAGAGAAGTGTCACGTTTGTGATGTCAGGATTTCTGGAGATAACAATTCCGTACTTCTGAGTTGCCTTGGGCAATTTGTCAAGTTCCTTCATATCCTGTGCTTCTCAATTTGAGGTTCAATTTCTCGCCCCCTGGGGGGTGTTGGTGGTGTGCTTGGGATCagcaaaaacagtatttctttcAGAAACACTGGTTTTACTTTAAGCTCTGTTTcttgaaacattatttttatattaaataaactcAGCTACATGAGGAAGGGAATGCAAAACTTATATAAATTGTTAAGAAAAAACCCCGGGATTTAGAGTTTAGATATTGCAGTGGGCATCTCCGAGACATGCCCATCGACCCTCAGACattcatctctctctgtctctctctctctctttttttaaagtttgagacggagtctcgctctgtcgcccaggctggagtgcagtggcacgatctcggctcactgcaacctccacctcctgggttcacgcaattctcttgcctcagcctcccgaatagctgggactacaggtgtgtgccaccacgaccggctaatttttgtatttttagtagagatagagtttcaccatattggccaagctggtctccaactcctgacctcaagtgatccgcccgccccggcctcccaaagtgctgggattacaagtgtgagccactgcgcccggtcaccagccattcatttcttttccatgGGGGCTGTGCCGgtagggacatttggaagcatgACTTTGTGGCATGTGTACCCCTGTCACAGCCCTGAGAGGATGGCGCTGAAATGAGGGCAGTCCTCTGGATTTTGAGTCAGAAAAGCTGCCATTTCCGGGCTGGGTGGTCACAAATGTTCACTTCACCTCCATTTGccttcatttccatgtttaaaaTGGTGGTGGTAATGTCTACAGCACTCCTGACACGGTTGTCaaaattgtgagaattaaatttcaGGTTGTGAGATTAAATGAAGTCGTAGTGTAAGCTCAAATGAGCTGTCCTCATTAAAGTAATATTCTTGCCATCTTCAGCTGAGGAAATGGGGATGCAGGCCCGTCTGCTGGCGTGGTAAAGCTCTCGACTGGGGTGCAGGGCAGAGCCAAGTTGGGCAGTGGCCCTCGGAGCCAGCGCTGTTGCTTTTCCCACTGCAAACGTTGTCAGTGCTTAGAAAGGCTCCAGATCAGAATTTCTCAATCTGcagtcttgttaaaatgcagattctgatttaggAGTTCTGGGGTGGGGCGCATTTCTTACACGTTGCCGGGGGATGCTATCTGCTGGGCCAGGGCCGCCACACTGAGTAGCCCTGGTCAGTGGTTCCACAGGGCTCCCTCAGGTCATCTGGTGATGACATAGGATGGGGAGAAGGGTAGCCAAAGGGCTCCAGGTTCTTAGGGTGTCGACCTCCACTCACTCCCAAACAGGGAGCTCTATTTTTACACCTTATGCATATGATTTCCTTCAACCAAAGGCTTTTCTTTGCCttaaaaacaagtttgaaaatcaTCAAACTACTCACAGCTTCCTGTTGTAACACATTTGGCAAATAGACGACAGCAGTGGTGTAGCGATAAAGTGGTGTAGTAAGAGATCAGAGGCCGGGCATGTGGTTTAcgccataatcccagcacctggggaagccgaggcaagaggattgcttgagctcaggagtttgagcccagcctgggcaacatagtgagaccccatctctctttttaaaaaataataaaaacgaaGAGAtcagaaattgaaaaaagaatatttgtccACCTGACTGTTTTATTCTGAACAAGGTATCATTCATGCACCAAACACTAGCCTCTCACGAAACCTGTTTCCTGAAAGCTGCCTAAGAAGGGTATCTAGAGTGGGATGGTACCCTTTTCCTGTGCGACTTcaggtgcaactctgtgaaaaGATCCCTTTGGAGTTTGCTAACAGGACTAGGGGCTGGGGGGATTGTTTACAATGTCAAAAGACATAGCTGTTCCCGAGAAAAGCTTGGTCTCCAGATGACACCCTGGGGTCAGCCCCTCACAGGGCAGGGCACCAGGAAGGACGCCTGCAGCCATCTCCAGGAAGTTTCTCAGAGCTGCCCTCTGAATGGCTCTAGGTGACACTCTCTTCCTGATATTGACctcctccccccagcccccactgcaAATACTACTCTTCTTTCCTTAAGGACCAAAGAACTCCTTTCTTTAAAACTTCCCTTCTAGACTCTGGAGCTCCTTGCAGTGTGCTGCGGTTGGTGCTGTTTATGTCACACCCATGTTGCTATTTCACCCACCACCCTGGCCTTCCACACCAGCTGGCTTCTCCCCGGCCCCATGAAGTCGGCCCTGACTCCTCGGCGGCTCTGTGGTGATCCCTCTCCCCTCAACCTGCTGTACGCTTCCTCTACAGCACTTACCTCCCCAGAATGCAGTTTGTAATTGGCTGACATGGCCCCCAAGCCCCACTACTGAGTTCCCAGACAGTAGAGATGACTGCGTCATATTCATCTTTGCTTGTGGCAGTTCAATATGAACAGATGAAGATGAAATGGAGTGACATACAGGATCAGGTTGGCTACTAAACCTACCACTGGTAATCCTAAGAGTGACACGTCTCAAATCATCCTGGTTGCCCCCACTCCAAACTGGGCCCCAAATAGAAAGTAGAGTCCAGAGGAAGATGGGGGCATATCGTTAGCTAGGGCCTAAATGTGTAAGTAAATCATAGagttcattgttttttaaaatctcagtgtTCACATTCCTTACTCGAGGCTATTTATACTCAAATTTAAGTAACGTTGCcatttcttctcacagctcttcCTAATCTCTCCAATCCAGGGCACTGCTAGTTGATTCCTCATGGCCATAAATGTAAACACCTCAGCAATCAATGCAAATCAAATACCCTTTACTCTTTGTGGAAAGGTTAGAGGAAGGCGGAGGCAgaagagaatgaataaagaagaaagggatGTTTGATTTCCTGTATAAAAAACTAACAATATTTagttatatattgttatatatataactaaatgttgatatataaaacattttatatgtattatatataaaatttaattatatattgttatatatataaatgttgatatataaaacattttatatgcattatatataaaatttagttcTATATTGATATATAACTAAATGttgatatataaaacattttatatataatatataaaatttagttatatattgttatatatagcTAAATGTTGATATCtaaaacattttatacatattatatataaaatttagttacatattgttatatataactaaacattgatatataaaattttatatattatatataaaattgttatatattgttatatatacaactaaatgttgatatttatatattatatataaaatttatttacatattgatatatataactaaatgttgatatataacattttatatatattacgattgttatatatttttatatatataactaaatgttgatatataaaacattttatatataatatataaaatttagttatatatatggttatatataaCTAAATGttgatatataaaacattttatatatattacgtataaaatttagttatatatagttatatatataactaaatgttgatatataaaacattttacacatattatataaaatttagttaCATATTGTTATATATAACTAAACAttgatatataaaacattttatatattatatataaaatttagttatatattgatatatataactaaatgttgatatataacattttatatatattacgattgttatatatttttatatatataactaaatgttgatatataaaacattttatacatattatataaaatttagttaCATATTGTTATAACTAAACAttgatatataaaacattttatgtattatatatacaatttagttatatattgtttatatataactgttgatatataaaacattttatactatatataaaacttagttataattgttatatatataaccAAATGTTGAtacctaaaacattttaaaaaatctccttgCTACTACTCAAAGTGGGTCCACGGGCCAGCAGATGAGCATCATGTCAGGGCTTGTTTAGATGTGCAGGATCTTGAGTCCCACTCTCGACCTACTGAATGAGGACGTGCATCTTTAACAAGCTATCCAGGGGATTTTTTTGCACACTGAAGTCTGAGAAGCAATTTCTGAACAGTCTGTTTCTTAGAagaaccactttttaaaaagtcactaacCCGTTGTTCAATACGGCAAAGCGCTAGCCAACCTGAATTTTGGTAAAGGAGTCAGGAAAGAGGTGTTCAAGtttataaaatgacatttaaaaaaattatttctataatttaaaaaactgacttACAAGAAAGAATTCTAACATAAAACAACATTCTTAAAGCAGCTGGAGACCCATGATTAAACCAGTGGAAGAAGGTGCTGTTTTTTCAGCCCAACATTGCCCTGATTTGAAAGAGCTAAGCTGATCTACCATTCTTCCTATGCTTTGGAGATTGAGCAAATCTGATGGAGGCAATTTTAACAAATCTGTTTCCCCAGTTCCTTAGATGCAATTTATTATAACTTCTTTACTTCAGAGGTCTATATATGGCATTGAGTGTACATTTGGGTTCTTATGAATATAAACTGAACATATGTAATAACATGTCTTTTAGTATTTAAATTTGGGTGCCAGAAAGGGTTGCTACTGACTTCCAACGTTCCAATGCCCACATGaaaagttataattatttttcaggcTACGGCTTTGTGTCAGTATTTGGAGGAACATGCCGAGGAACTGAATTTCCAAGATGCAAAAATACTTGAAATTGGTGCTGGACCAGGCCTTGTTTCCATTGTGGCCAGTATTTTAGGTTTGTTTATTCCTGACCTACTATCCAGACCTTTACTGTAACAATAGCAAGTGCTTACTCTATGACAGGCTGTGGTTTAGGTGCCTGGCCCTGACTTCACTCAGTGACTCTCCCAAAAATGTCACGCAGCAGGAATTACTGCTGTTATCCAAAGataactgagtctcagagaggttaataaACTCCAATCAACCAGTTTCCATGGGACGAAGTTGAGTCCAGAAGCATGACTGTCTCTGTTGTCAATCTcgggggtggggtgaggtgggggagcTACTGACATCCGGTGGTTGGAGGCCAGGGAGGCTGCTCACCATCttacagtgcacaggacaggaCCACCCACAGGGAGGAATGAGCCAGCCCACATTAGGTCAAACCTGTCCAGCCCACCCACCAACAGAGCCAAGGCTAAGGAATCCCGTTGTTTCTTGTGtttctccctgtgtctatgtACACTGTGGTTGCCCAGATGTTTCCAGGTCACTGttgcaatttttctttctctcttaggAGCTCAAGTCACAGCAACAGATTTGCCTGATGTCCTGGGAAACCTTCaatacaatcttttaaaaaacacactacGATGTACAGCACATCTGCCTGAAGTGAAAGAACTGGTATGGGGTGAAGACCTGGACAAAAACTTTCCCAAGTCAGCTTTTTACTATGATTATGTCCTAGCCTCAGACGTGGTCTACCATCACTACTTCCTGGACAAGCTGCTCACCACCATGGTGTACCTTTCCCAGCCAGGGACGGTGCTGCTTTGGGCAAACAAGTTCAGATTCAGCACTGACTATGAATTTTTAGATAAATTCAAGCAAGTTTTTGAGACAACACTGTTGGCTGAATATCCAGAGTCATCAGTCAAACTTTTTAAGGGGATACTAAAATGGGACTAAATCCAACAAAATGCCTTTCACAACGTTAGTGTGTCTTTTGAGCAATGTGTTAGAAATTGCTTTGTTAATAAAGACTTCTTTTATAGGATTGAGAAGGTAGTGCATAGAAACAACTTGTATACTTGGAACTAATGTAACAGTACTGCAGAAACTTTCTAAGATAAGATTATCTGGTTAATCTAAATATCTAAAAAGAATAActttataaaaacatgaaaagtagCTTTGTTGGTTCCAACGAAGTTACATGTTTAATAAATCTTACATGGATAAATTAATACGTGAATTTCTTCCCTATTTCTGCTATAGAGCATATGTTTAAACTTGTCAATATACTGTTGTCACATGGTTTTTGAAACTGGGCTTGACAGAGTCATTATATCTTAGTTTGAAGACTCTACTTTTGCAGATTTTTAACTGCAGCAAAAAGAGGATATTGAATGACAGAAAACAGTTAATAGGCTTAAAGTtgattaaaagtgaaaaataaaactgctggAATAAGAACAATGTTGTCTTAAGAACTTCTTAATTTACAAAGACTCTCCCTCCGTGTCCATTATCTTAATAATATCTAGTTAATTTCTATATTGTCTGCTTTTTTCacagtaagtattttaggctCTCCGGTCACATACTGTtctacatcatatatatatatatatatatgtagaaaataatataatatatattatatatatttgcttttacaaCCATTTATGAAAAGGTAAGAACCTTCTTAGCCTGCACAAACAGGCGAGTTAGATTTGGTTCACAGTTCATAGTTTACCAACCCCTGGAACTGCAGGCAATCCACAGTGAAATTATTGGAATTTGTAAGAGTTTAGGCAAGGTTGCCAAATGTCAATAGTGAAAGCTCAACCTTATTTGTAAATTCTAACTACAGAtagatagaaaatgaaatttaaataaagatatcACTTACAATTGCAATATTGAAGACTGAGGAATCAATCTAACAAAAGATGGGCAAGAAGTTGATGCAAATGTATCTAGCATTATCGAGACAAATTAAGACTAACATAGGTAAGTGGGGAGACATCAAGTTTATGCATTGGAAGACACTGTAAATATGTCAGTTTTCTCCAAATTGATCAACAGCTTATGTGAAACCATTGTAAAAATCCCAATATACTTTCCTGTGGAATTTGTCAAGCTAAGTCTAAAATCATGTGAAGATAAAAAGGCCAGAAGAATCAAGGCGCTCCTGAAGAACCTGGTGGGAAGATCTGCTTCAAAAGTAGTAGTAAAGAGGCAATAATTGAGACAGCAATTAGTATGATTTgctaatattaatacatatagGTATTTCTTAAAGTGATCTTTAAATCTGCCTGTAAAACAGGAATTATCTGTAAGTTTAAGGAACAAATGGGCGTTCTAGCCATAATTCCAAAGATTTGTCTCTATTTTCTCCTTTAGCGATATTGCCTTCTGAGAATGAGTCTCTAAGGTAAATCTGGTGATGTTTTTAAATACTCTTCAATTTTTCTTGATGGTGATTAcggtttcttcttttaaaataaacaaaagttgaTTCATCAACAGCAGGATCTACCTGATACAAACCTGTTTCTAAGATTTTAAgactaattgttttttaaaaaggaaatcatgCTTCCCCCTACTcccacgtgtgtatgtgtgtgtgtgtgtgtatatatatacacacacacatatatatatacacacacacacatatatatatggtgCTAAAGAAGTCGCCTTTCTCTCAAgcaaaagggaaggaaaatgaaCATTCCTTTCGCAATGTCCTCCTTTAGGATATAGAACTTACAAGATCAGAACCCCCAAAGCAGAAGATAAGCTGTAGGAAAAGGCAGTGTGTCTTCTACATCTGGATACTATGTGAAAAGCACAGGGTGTCTGCCTGGTGACTCCCAATTATTCCACccaattttactattttacttgGAGCTGCTTCTCTGTCTCATGTGAGCAAGGCCAGGAAAGTCACTCAATCTGGAAAACGTTGATTTGTTAGTATGAAGCCCAGTAAGCAAGTCAGTTGATTTCAGCTTAAAAATAGATGTATACATCAATTGaacagagtccagaaacagactcACACATATATGGCTAAATGATATGTGACCAAGATGCCAAGGTAATTCAATGGGAAATTATAGTCTTTTAAATTAGTGATGTTTGAACaaattgtacacacacacacaccttgacCCTTCTCTCATACTATACACAAACATTAAATTGAAATGTATCACAGACCTAAATACAAGAATCAAGCTATAACAACTGTAAAACTTCTATAAGGCAACATAGGGTAAAACCTTTGTTACCTTAAGTTAGACAAAGATATCTTAGATACGATACCAAAAGTACAActtgtaaatgaaaaaaatgctgagTTGGtccttatgaaaattaaaaagttttgctcttcaaaagactATTACACacactgggccaggtgcggtggcatgtgcctgtagtaccagctcctcagaaggccgaggcgggaggatcacttgaatccaggaatctagcttggacaacacagcaagaaacacactgggagaaaatatttgcatcacACACATCTAAAAAACAGCTTGTATCCAAACTCTCACAACTCAAGACAGACAATCCAACAACtgaaaaaatgtgcaaaatatcAGAATAGAAACTTTatcaaagaatatatacaaatatctaGTAAGTTCATTATTtactggagaaatgcaaattaaaatgagatactgTATCACAACCAGTAGAATGGCCAAAGTTAAAAAGGTGATATCATCAAGTGCTGCTGAGGATGTATGAAGCTTGTAACTGTCACACATCGCTAAGTAGGAATGTCAAACGGTACAGTCATTTTGAAAATGGTCTGCTAGTTTCctacaatataaaaagaaatataccatGTCTCAGCAATTTCATTCCCAGATTATCTACACATTACGTGAAAAGATATGCccaaagacttgtacacaaactTTCACAGCGGCACAGCAGCATGATTCCTAATAGCCTCAAATATAAACAATCCAAACATCCATCAACTGGTGAaggaacaaaatgtggtacatcacACAACACAGTATACACACCAGCAACAGGGAATGAACAGATACACCCAAAGTGGCTGAGACTCAAGAACATTACACTAGgcgaaagaagacacaaaaaattaaaaactgtgatTCCACGTATATGACATTTCCAGAAAAAACTATAGGATTAGCAGTTCACCAGCTGTCTGGGGCTAGGGGTGAGAATGGAGACTGGCTACAAACGAGCTTGAGGGAGTTCTTTTAGATGATTCGGAAGTGCTAAAAACCCAGACTCTGCTGATGGCTGCATTCTAGACATTAAATTGCACACTTGAAATGGTTAAAGTATGTACATtacacttcaataaagctgttaaaaaaccCATGGTTTGTCCCAAATGTTATGcaaattttctttcaaatccTAGATCTTTCAAATACACAATGTAGAG
This Piliocolobus tephrosceles isolate RC106 chromosome X, ASM277652v3, whole genome shotgun sequence DNA region includes the following protein-coding sequences:
- the METTL21C gene encoding protein-lysine methyltransferase METTL21C isoform X1 — its product is MMSLTPESTRIPSAFSSQQAPAMDVCLSSAQQPGRRGEGLSSPGGWLEAEKGASQKDSTGGALEEPNRIEASLHSLQTFVPTDYASYTQEHYRFAGKEIVIQESIESYGAVVWPGATALCQYLEEHAEELNFQDAKILEIGAGPGLVSIVASILGAQVTATDLPDVLGNLQYNLLKNTLRCTAHLPEVKELVWGEDLDKNFPKSAFYYDYVLASDVVYHHYFLDKLLTTMVYLSQPGTVLLWANKFRFSTDYEFLDKFKQVFETTLLAEYPESSVKLFKGILKWD
- the METTL21C gene encoding protein-lysine methyltransferase METTL21C isoform X2; this translates as MDVCLSSAQQPGRRGEGLSSPGGWLEAEKGASQKDSTGGALEEPNRIEASLHSLQTFVPTDYASYTQEHYRFAGKEIVIQESIESYGAVVWPGATALCQYLEEHAEELNFQDAKILEIGAGPGLVSIVASILGAQVTATDLPDVLGNLQYNLLKNTLRCTAHLPEVKELVWGEDLDKNFPKSAFYYDYVLASDVVYHHYFLDKLLTTMVYLSQPGTVLLWANKFRFSTDYEFLDKFKQVFETTLLAEYPESSVKLFKGILKWD